From Bradyrhizobium symbiodeficiens, the proteins below share one genomic window:
- a CDS encoding MFS transporter, producing MVRPVHAPNHSEQTPETFSPDSRQAWIRLVLALLIGSIGGVGMWAIVVMIPAVQTEFSATRGAVSLAFTLMMFGFGLGGVIAGKITDRFGIVPAMAISIAFLGVANVLAGLSTQLWQFVAAYFLIGLGTSATFAPLMAEASHWFERYRGLAVTIVASGNYFAGTMWPPIVNWGMQEVGWRHTHIGIGLVCVVLMTILVLVLRAQIGHDKVQDHANAPPPRVDLKLSTNTLTVLLSIAAISCCVAMAMPQVHIVAYCGDLGYGVARGAEMLSLMMACGIVSRIGSGFLADKIGGIRTLLIGALAQGFALVFYLFFDSLASLYLISAMFGLFQGGIVPSYAIIVREAMPAREAATRVGIVIFASVFGMSFGGWVSGVIFDATGSYAAAFANGVAWNAVNISIVLTLLIRSRMSATKAGPGFAT from the coding sequence ATGGTCCGGCCCGTGCACGCGCCAAATCACTCAGAACAAACGCCTGAAACATTCAGCCCTGATTCCCGTCAGGCCTGGATACGGCTCGTGCTTGCGCTGCTGATCGGCTCGATCGGTGGCGTCGGCATGTGGGCGATCGTGGTGATGATTCCCGCGGTGCAGACCGAATTCTCCGCCACCCGCGGCGCGGTCTCGCTGGCCTTTACCCTCATGATGTTCGGCTTCGGGCTCGGCGGCGTGATCGCCGGCAAGATCACCGACCGCTTCGGCATCGTGCCGGCGATGGCGATCAGCATCGCCTTCCTCGGCGTCGCCAATGTGCTCGCGGGGCTGTCGACCCAGCTCTGGCAGTTCGTGGCGGCGTATTTCCTGATCGGGCTCGGGACGTCCGCGACCTTCGCGCCGCTGATGGCGGAGGCCTCGCACTGGTTCGAGCGCTATCGCGGCCTTGCCGTGACCATCGTCGCCAGTGGTAATTATTTCGCCGGCACGATGTGGCCCCCGATCGTGAACTGGGGCATGCAGGAGGTCGGCTGGCGCCACACCCATATCGGCATCGGCCTCGTCTGCGTCGTCCTGATGACGATCCTGGTGCTGGTGCTGCGCGCGCAGATAGGCCACGACAAGGTTCAAGACCACGCCAATGCGCCGCCGCCGCGCGTCGATCTCAAGCTCTCGACCAACACGCTGACGGTGCTGCTCTCGATCGCCGCCATTTCCTGCTGCGTCGCCATGGCGATGCCGCAGGTGCATATCGTCGCCTATTGCGGCGATCTCGGCTACGGCGTGGCGCGCGGTGCCGAGATGCTGTCGCTGATGATGGCCTGCGGCATCGTCAGCCGCATCGGCTCGGGCTTCCTCGCCGACAAGATCGGCGGCATCCGCACCCTGTTGATCGGGGCGCTGGCGCAGGGCTTTGCGCTTGTGTTCTATCTGTTTTTCGACAGCCTCGCCTCGCTCTATCTCATCTCCGCGATGTTCGGCCTGTTCCAGGGCGGCATCGTGCCGAGCTACGCCATCATCGTGCGCGAGGCGATGCCGGCGCGGGAAGCCGCAACGCGCGTCGGCATCGTGATCTTCGCCTCCGTGTTCGGCATGTCGTTCGGCGGCTGGGTGTCGGGCGTCATCTTCGATGCCACCGGCTCGTATGCCGCAGCGTTCGCGAACGGCGTGGCGTGGAATGCCGTCAACATCAGCATCGTCCTGACGCTGTTGATCCGCTCGCGGATGAGTGCGACGAAAGCCGGGCCGGGCTTTGCGACCTAA
- a CDS encoding DUF4864 domain-containing protein, whose product MRIAALLVAISVIFGSVSACADDVTAAQGVVRAQEQAFARDDAAGAYSHAAPAIREIFPAPDIFMSMVQSGYAPVYRHKSFEFGESKIEGSSIAQRVHIIDANGEAWEALYTLEQQPDGSYKITGCTLLKAGQAV is encoded by the coding sequence ATGCGGATCGCCGCCTTGCTTGTCGCTATCAGCGTTATCTTCGGCTCCGTCTCGGCATGCGCCGACGACGTCACCGCGGCACAGGGCGTCGTCCGCGCCCAGGAACAGGCTTTTGCGCGCGACGATGCGGCCGGCGCCTATTCCCACGCCGCGCCGGCGATCAGGGAGATCTTCCCCGCGCCCGACATCTTCATGTCCATGGTGCAGAGCGGTTACGCGCCGGTCTACCGCCACAAGAGTTTCGAGTTCGGCGAGAGCAAGATCGAGGGCAGCTCGATCGCGCAGCGCGTCCACATCATCGACGCCAATGGCGAGGCCTGGGAAGCGCTGTATACGCTCGAGCAACAGCCGGACGGCAGTTACAAGATCACCGGCTGCACGCTGCTGAAGGCGGGACAGGCGGTTTAG
- a CDS encoding TolC family protein, producing the protein MAHHFARGLLVLTAFSVSGCAAFSPDSGMSAVSELTSQSINKDVAFVRTADGAGAVDERVRQLLSRTLSVETAVQIALLNNKGLQAAYNELALAETDLVEQSLPPNPVFSISRISGNGASEIERQVVGDILALATLPFRSDIARERFRQAQLRAALATLRLAADVRRAYWRAVAGNEMVALLTDAKATAESTAQLAVKLGETGSLNKLDQAREQVFYAETTADLATARQMAASARERLARLMGLWDGGLGFRLPNQLPPLPRRPQALPSIEADAVAHRIDLQIARLELNALAKSLNLTEATRFVTLLDLAGISRRTQDPEGAPFRERGFDVQFQIPIFDGGEVRVRQAAETYNLAFNRLTERAVNVRSEARDAYRVYRSAYDIASHYQREIIPLRKIITEEMQLRFSSMQVDIFALLTEARQRLASLRGAIDARQRFFLAQSDLQTAVNGGAALTPGGDNSTNIAAAAPADAGH; encoded by the coding sequence ATGGCACACCATTTTGCGCGAGGTCTCCTCGTCCTCACCGCGTTCAGCGTCTCCGGCTGCGCCGCGTTTTCGCCCGACAGCGGCATGAGTGCGGTCTCCGAACTGACGAGCCAGAGCATCAACAAGGACGTGGCATTCGTGCGAACGGCCGATGGGGCGGGCGCAGTCGATGAACGTGTCCGCCAACTGCTCTCGCGCACGTTGAGCGTAGAGACCGCCGTGCAGATCGCACTGCTCAACAACAAGGGATTGCAGGCCGCCTATAACGAGCTGGCGCTGGCCGAGACCGATCTGGTCGAGCAGAGCCTGCCGCCCAACCCGGTGTTCTCGATCTCGCGGATCTCGGGCAACGGCGCTAGCGAGATCGAGCGCCAGGTGGTCGGCGACATCCTCGCGCTCGCCACCCTGCCGTTCCGCTCCGACATTGCCCGCGAGCGTTTTCGCCAGGCCCAGTTACGCGCGGCGCTGGCGACGCTGCGGCTCGCCGCCGACGTCCGCCGTGCCTACTGGCGCGCTGTCGCCGGCAACGAGATGGTGGCGCTGCTGACGGATGCGAAGGCAACGGCGGAATCGACCGCACAGCTCGCCGTCAAGCTCGGCGAGACCGGCTCGCTCAACAAGCTCGACCAGGCCCGCGAACAGGTGTTTTACGCCGAGACGACCGCCGACCTCGCCACCGCAAGGCAGATGGCGGCGAGTGCGCGCGAACGGCTCGCACGCCTGATGGGATTGTGGGACGGCGGCCTCGGCTTCCGCCTGCCCAATCAATTGCCGCCGCTGCCGCGCCGGCCGCAGGCCCTGCCCTCGATCGAGGCCGATGCGGTGGCCCATCGCATCGATCTGCAGATCGCCCGGCTGGAGCTGAATGCGCTGGCGAAGTCGCTGAACCTCACCGAGGCGACGCGCTTCGTGACGCTGCTCGACCTTGCCGGCATCTCGCGCCGCACGCAGGACCCGGAAGGCGCGCCTTTCCGCGAGCGCGGCTTCGACGTCCAGTTCCAGATCCCGATCTTCGACGGCGGCGAAGTGCGGGTGCGGCAGGCCGCCGAGACCTACAACCTCGCCTTCAACCGCTTGACCGAGCGCGCCGTGAACGTTCGCTCGGAGGCGCGCGATGCTTATCGTGTCTATCGCTCGGCTTACGACATCGCCAGCCACTATCAGCGCGAGATCATCCCCTTGCGCAAGATCATCACCGAGGAGATGCAACTCCGCTTCTCCAGCATGCAGGTCGACATCTTCGCGCTGCTCACCGAGGCGCGGCAGCGGCTGGCCTCGCTGCGCGGCGCGATCGACGCGCGGCAGCGATTCTTCCTCGCCCAGTCCGACCTGCAGACCGCCGTCAACGGCGGCGCCGCGCTGACGCCTGGCGGCGACAATTCCACCAACATCGCCGCGGCAGCGCCTGCCGATGCCGGCCACTGA
- a CDS encoding FAD binding domain-containing protein, which translates to MKRFDYVRPATVTEAVAAAAQPGAVYLAAGTNLLDLMKGNISRPDRLVDVTHLEGLDAIERLADGSLRIGALVSNADLAHDADFARSYPAVAEALLSGASAQLRNAATVGGNLLQRTRCAYFYDTASRCNKREAGSGCDARGGENRTHAVLGWSESCIATHPSDFCVPLVALGAVVEIEGRGGRREIALDELHRLPGDTPERESALEPGDLIVAVRLPKAAREFTSHARYLKVRERTSYAFAMVSAAAALRIENGRIAEARLALGGVAAKPWRARAAEDVLKGVAPTADAFQEAAWRALTDAKPSGDNAFKIELARRIVVRALTLAAAGTPARLPALPASPFASTSGAIHA; encoded by the coding sequence ATGAAACGGTTCGATTATGTCAGGCCCGCCACCGTCACTGAAGCCGTTGCTGCCGCGGCCCAGCCGGGCGCCGTCTATCTCGCCGCCGGCACCAATCTGCTCGATCTGATGAAGGGCAATATCAGCCGTCCGGATCGTCTGGTCGACGTCACGCATCTCGAGGGACTTGACGCGATCGAGCGCCTCGCCGACGGGTCGTTGCGCATCGGCGCGCTCGTCAGCAACGCCGATCTCGCGCATGATGCGGACTTCGCAAGGTCCTATCCCGCCGTCGCCGAAGCCCTTCTCTCGGGGGCATCCGCACAGTTGCGCAATGCCGCGACTGTCGGCGGCAACCTCCTGCAACGGACGCGCTGTGCGTATTTCTACGACACTGCCAGCCGCTGCAACAAGCGCGAGGCCGGCAGCGGCTGCGACGCCCGCGGCGGCGAGAACCGCACGCACGCCGTGCTCGGCTGGAGCGAGAGCTGCATCGCCACCCATCCATCCGATTTCTGCGTGCCGCTGGTCGCACTCGGTGCAGTCGTCGAGATCGAAGGCCGGGGCGGGCGGCGCGAGATCGCGCTCGACGAGCTGCATCGCCTGCCCGGCGATACGCCCGAGCGGGAGTCCGCGCTCGAGCCCGGCGATCTCATCGTCGCGGTGCGCCTGCCGAAGGCCGCGCGTGAATTTACTTCGCATGCGCGCTACCTCAAGGTTCGCGAGCGCACCTCCTACGCCTTCGCGATGGTCTCGGCCGCTGCTGCGTTGCGGATCGAGAACGGCAGGATCGCGGAAGCACGGCTTGCGCTCGGCGGCGTCGCCGCAAAGCCCTGGCGTGCCCGCGCTGCGGAGGACGTGCTCAAGGGCGTCGCGCCCACGGCCGATGCCTTCCAGGAAGCCGCCTGGCGTGCGCTCACCGACGCAAAGCCGTCCGGCGACAATGCCTTCAAGATCGAGCTCGCACGCCGCATCGTCGTGCGCGCGCTGACCCTCGCTGCCGCCGGCACGCCCGCGCGCCTGCCCGCACTGCCGGCCTCTCCCTTTGCCTCGACATCAGGAGCCATCCATGCCTGA
- a CDS encoding xanthine dehydrogenase family protein molybdopterin-binding subunit, translating into MPELNLTSAPAHLRHGSNIGQPLTRRDGVLKVTGQATYAADNHPPGMLFAVIAVAGIAHGRVTSLDVAAAKRHPGVVDVMTPDHKPQLAIDPEIKTNPFVFRMEVLQSNEVRYANQPIAVVIAETLEAATEGAVLLAPRYETLPALVGLDAGESYVPPVVGVGNPTENHRGDVEAGLASAEKQIDATYETPPQYHNAMEPHAIVAHWDGDNLQIDMPTQGLMLSLARVAELFGIAHDKIHIRSPFLGGGFGSKGLMAGPPVLGIMAAKLVGKPVKLVLRREQMYGPVGHRAPTRQRLRIGADGEGRLTALDHHARTVSSTFDDFYEPAADASHTLYAAPAIRTSHDAVRVNTGTPLFMRAPGEATGSIALESAIDEMAWACGIDPLAFRLKNYAEIEPITGKPFSSKALRACYDQGASRFGWAKRPLQPRQMRDDAGLLVGWGMGTATFPALMFQAEARAAIRRDGSGVMEIGAHDMGQGAWTALAQIAADAVGLDIDRVAFKAGTSDLPDAGIAGGSAHTATAGAAIHSAGAAVIAKLADLATGDERSPLFGAGNTGVIARDGRLIRRDDESRGESYAEILARAGVAEVEARGTGAPNPAAMQEYAMHAHGAVFAEVKVDPELGQVRVSRMVGAFAAGRIVNPRMVQSQLFGGMIWGLSFALHEEAVTDKRSGRIMNADLGEYHVPVNADVPPLDVITVEEHDPHVNALGIKGVGEIGITGSAGAVANAVWHATGVRVRKFPIRIEELLTQR; encoded by the coding sequence ATGCCTGAGCTCAACCTGACCAGCGCGCCCGCCCATTTGCGGCACGGCTCGAACATCGGCCAGCCGCTGACCCGCCGTGACGGCGTTCTCAAGGTCACGGGGCAGGCGACCTATGCCGCCGACAATCATCCGCCCGGCATGCTGTTTGCGGTGATCGCCGTGGCCGGCATCGCGCATGGCCGCGTGACCTCGCTCGATGTCGCCGCCGCAAAACGCCATCCTGGCGTCGTCGATGTCATGACACCGGACCACAAGCCGCAGCTTGCGATCGACCCGGAGATCAAGACCAATCCGTTCGTGTTCCGGATGGAGGTGCTGCAGAGCAACGAGGTGCGCTACGCCAATCAGCCGATCGCGGTCGTGATCGCCGAGACGCTTGAAGCTGCGACGGAAGGCGCCGTGCTGCTGGCGCCGCGTTACGAGACGCTCCCCGCGCTGGTCGGCCTCGATGCCGGCGAGAGTTATGTGCCGCCGGTCGTCGGCGTCGGCAACCCCACCGAAAATCACCGCGGCGATGTCGAGGCGGGCCTTGCCTCGGCCGAAAAGCAGATCGACGCGACCTACGAGACGCCGCCGCAATATCACAACGCCATGGAGCCGCATGCGATCGTGGCTCACTGGGATGGCGACAATCTGCAGATCGACATGCCGACCCAGGGCCTGATGCTGTCGCTGGCGCGCGTCGCCGAGCTGTTCGGCATCGCCCACGACAAGATTCACATCCGCAGCCCCTTCCTCGGCGGTGGCTTCGGCTCCAAGGGATTGATGGCGGGGCCGCCGGTGCTCGGCATCATGGCGGCCAAGCTGGTCGGCAAGCCGGTCAAGCTGGTGCTGCGCCGCGAGCAGATGTATGGCCCGGTCGGCCATCGCGCGCCGACGCGCCAGCGCCTGCGCATCGGCGCCGACGGAGAGGGACGTCTGACCGCGCTCGATCACCATGCGCGGACCGTGTCGAGCACGTTCGACGATTTCTACGAGCCCGCGGCCGATGCCTCTCACACGCTCTATGCGGCGCCCGCGATCCGCACCTCCCACGATGCCGTACGCGTCAACACCGGCACGCCGCTGTTCATGCGCGCACCGGGCGAGGCGACCGGCTCGATCGCGCTGGAGAGCGCGATCGACGAGATGGCCTGGGCCTGCGGCATCGATCCGCTCGCCTTTCGCCTGAAGAACTACGCCGAAATCGAGCCGATCACGGGGAAGCCGTTCTCGTCGAAGGCACTGCGAGCCTGTTACGACCAGGGCGCGTCGCGCTTCGGCTGGGCGAAGCGTCCGCTGCAGCCGCGGCAGATGCGCGACGATGCCGGACTGCTGGTCGGCTGGGGCATGGGCACGGCGACCTTCCCGGCGCTGATGTTCCAGGCCGAAGCGCGCGCGGCGATCCGCCGCGACGGCTCGGGCGTGATGGAGATCGGTGCACACGACATGGGGCAGGGTGCCTGGACGGCGCTGGCCCAGATCGCCGCCGACGCCGTCGGCCTCGATATCGACCGCGTCGCGTTCAAGGCCGGTACGTCCGATTTGCCCGATGCCGGCATTGCCGGCGGCTCGGCGCACACGGCAACCGCGGGTGCGGCGATCCACAGCGCCGGCGCGGCCGTGATCGCGAAGCTCGCCGATCTCGCCACCGGCGACGAGCGATCACCGCTGTTCGGCGCCGGCAATACCGGCGTGATCGCGCGCGACGGCCGGTTGATCCGGCGCGACGACGAGAGCCGCGGCGAGAGCTACGCCGAGATCCTCGCGCGAGCCGGCGTCGCCGAAGTCGAGGCGCGCGGTACCGGCGCGCCGAACCCTGCGGCGATGCAGGAATATGCGATGCATGCCCATGGCGCGGTGTTTGCGGAGGTGAAGGTCGATCCCGAGCTCGGCCAGGTCCGTGTCAGCCGCATGGTCGGGGCCTTTGCGGCTGGGCGGATCGTCAACCCGCGCATGGTGCAAAGCCAGCTCTTCGGCGGCATGATCTGGGGCCTATCCTTTGCGCTGCACGAGGAGGCCGTCACCGACAAGCGTAGCGGGCGGATCATGAACGCCGATCTCGGCGAGTACCATGTCCCCGTGAATGCCGATGTGCCGCCGCTCGACGTCATCACCGTCGAGGAGCACGACCCGCACGTCAACGCGCTCGGCATCAAGGGCGTCGGCGAGATCGGCATCACCGGCAGTGCCGGTGCGGTCGCGAACGCGGTCTGGCATGCGACCGGCGTGCGGGTGCGCAAATTTCCGATCCGGATCGAGGAGTTGCTGACGCAGCGTTGA
- a CDS encoding aspartate aminotransferase family protein, translating into MTLHQIPNTIKTDSFWMPFTANRQFKKAPRLFSSAEGMHYTTVDGRKVIDGSAGLWCVNAGHGRKQIAAAVERQLMTLDFAPSFQMGHPLAFDFAERLAEIAPKGLDRIFFTNSGSESVDTALKIALAYHRANGQASRTRLIGRERGYHGVGFGGTSVGGMVANRRAFTTLLPGVDHIRHTHDLTRNAFAKDQPEHGAELADDLERLVALHGAETIAAVIVEPVPGSTAVLPPPKGYLQRLREICDKHGILLIFDEVITGFGRLGTPFAANFFGVTPDMMTTAKGITNGTIPCGAVFAHRKVHDAMMIGPENVMELFHGYTYSAHPTACAAGIATLDIYKDEGLLTRGASIAEYWRDALHSLKGLPNVIDIRNCGLMGAVELSPRDGAVGARGYDVMVDCFNRGLYFRMSGDSFALSPPLIVEKSHIDDIVSILGDAIKRVA; encoded by the coding sequence GTGACCCTTCATCAGATTCCGAACACTATCAAGACCGACTCGTTCTGGATGCCGTTCACGGCCAACCGGCAGTTCAAGAAGGCGCCGCGGCTGTTCTCGTCGGCCGAGGGCATGCACTACACCACCGTCGACGGCCGCAAGGTCATCGACGGCTCCGCCGGCCTGTGGTGCGTCAATGCCGGCCATGGCCGCAAGCAGATCGCCGCCGCGGTCGAGCGCCAGCTCATGACGCTGGACTTCGCGCCGTCGTTCCAGATGGGCCATCCGCTGGCGTTCGACTTCGCCGAGCGGCTCGCCGAGATCGCGCCGAAGGGCCTCGACCGCATCTTCTTCACCAATTCCGGCTCCGAGTCGGTCGACACCGCGCTGAAGATCGCGCTCGCCTATCACCGTGCCAACGGCCAGGCGAGCCGCACCCGTCTGATCGGCCGCGAGCGCGGCTATCACGGCGTCGGCTTCGGCGGCACCTCGGTCGGCGGGATGGTCGCCAATCGCCGCGCCTTCACGACCCTGCTGCCGGGCGTCGACCATATTCGCCACACCCACGATCTCACCCGCAACGCCTTCGCCAAGGACCAGCCCGAGCATGGCGCCGAGCTCGCCGACGATCTCGAGCGTCTGGTGGCCCTGCATGGCGCCGAGACCATCGCCGCCGTCATCGTCGAGCCGGTGCCGGGTTCGACCGCGGTGCTGCCGCCGCCGAAGGGCTATCTGCAGCGCCTGCGCGAGATCTGCGACAAGCACGGCATTCTCCTGATCTTCGACGAGGTCATCACCGGCTTCGGACGTCTCGGCACGCCGTTCGCCGCCAATTTCTTTGGCGTCACGCCTGATATGATGACGACCGCCAAGGGCATCACCAACGGCACCATTCCCTGCGGCGCGGTGTTTGCGCATCGCAAGGTGCATGACGCCATGATGATCGGCCCGGAAAACGTCATGGAGCTGTTCCATGGCTACACCTATTCGGCGCATCCCACCGCCTGCGCCGCCGGTATCGCGACGCTCGACATCTACAAGGACGAGGGCCTGCTGACGCGCGGTGCCTCGATCGCCGAATATTGGCGCGATGCGCTGCATTCGCTCAAAGGCCTGCCCAACGTCATCGACATCCGCAATTGCGGCCTGATGGGCGCGGTCGAGCTCTCGCCGCGCGACGGCGCGGTGGGTGCGCGTGGCTACGACGTCATGGTCGACTGCTTCAATCGTGGGCTCTACTTCCGCATGAGCGGCGATAGCTTCGCGCTGTCGCCGCCCCTCATCGTCGAGAAGAGCCACATCGACGATATCGTCTCGATCCTGGGCGATGCCATCAAGCGGGTGGCCTGA
- a CDS encoding TetR/AcrR family transcriptional regulator: protein MDDHTDQTRKPRADAVRNRERVLEAAKTVFNAGGPEASLEAVAKRAGVGIGTLYRHFPTREDLFEAVYRREVEQLSELAEHLRSAQDPVDALRRWLRSAVEFVATKKGMSAALALTYQSSSELAAFSMDRLTKAIGSLLARAVEAGQMRADVSPEDLLRALIGMCYMHDQPGWQSSVLRMLDVFVDGLRVQPGIKAKPRTANSAKPAVKRKR, encoded by the coding sequence ATGGACGACCACACCGACCAGACCCGGAAGCCCCGCGCCGACGCCGTGCGCAATCGCGAGCGTGTGCTCGAGGCCGCGAAAACCGTGTTCAACGCGGGCGGCCCGGAGGCCAGCCTGGAGGCGGTGGCAAAACGCGCCGGGGTCGGCATCGGCACACTCTATCGGCATTTCCCCACACGCGAGGATCTATTCGAGGCGGTGTACCGGCGCGAGGTCGAGCAGCTCAGCGAACTTGCCGAGCATCTGCGAAGCGCCCAGGACCCGGTCGACGCGCTCCGCCGCTGGCTGCGCTCCGCGGTCGAATTCGTTGCCACGAAAAAAGGCATGTCGGCCGCGCTGGCGCTGACTTATCAGAGCTCGTCGGAGCTCGCGGCGTTCTCGATGGACCGACTGACCAAGGCGATCGGCTCGCTGCTCGCGCGCGCGGTGGAGGCCGGCCAGATGCGGGCCGATGTCAGCCCGGAAGACCTGCTCAGGGCCCTGATCGGCATGTGCTACATGCACGATCAGCCCGGCTGGCAATCCTCGGTGCTGCGCATGCTCGACGTGTTCGTCGACGGATTGCGGGTGCAGCCCGGCATCAAGGCCAAACCGCGCACCGCCAACTCCGCGAAGCCGGCGGTGAAACGAAAGCGATAG
- a CDS encoding D-amino acid dehydrogenase, whose amino-acid sequence MKVLILGSGVIGVTSAYYLARAGHEVTVVDRQPEPALETSFANAGEVSPGYSSPWAGPGVPVKAVKWLLMKHGPLVIRPKLDPVMWVWLLKMLRNCTSARYAVNKSRMIPIAEYSRDSLRDLRRDIGIQYDERSQGTLQLFRYQAQLDGTGEDIAVLKQYGVPYETLSREGCIAVEPALAGVKEKFVGGLRLPQDETGDCHMFTQALAKHAEALGVRFMFNTGIDRIVTEGARVSGVATSAGMLQADAYVLALGSYSSQMAAPLGISLPVYPVKGYSITVPIKDASGAPESTVMDESYKVAITRLGDRIRVGGTAEISGFSTKLYDARRATLDHSLTDLFPRGGDLSKATFWSGLRPMTPDGPPVIGPTPYANLHLNTGHGTLGWTMSCGSARVLADMLSGKKPDIDVSALTVDRYQHRFG is encoded by the coding sequence GTGAAAGTTCTGATCCTCGGCAGCGGTGTCATCGGTGTCACCTCTGCCTACTACCTCGCGCGTGCCGGCCATGAGGTGACGGTCGTCGACCGCCAGCCCGAGCCGGCACTGGAGACCTCCTTCGCCAATGCCGGCGAGGTCTCGCCCGGCTATTCCTCGCCCTGGGCCGGGCCCGGCGTGCCGGTGAAGGCGGTGAAGTGGCTCCTGATGAAGCACGGCCCGCTGGTGATCCGGCCGAAGCTCGATCCCGTGATGTGGGTCTGGCTGCTCAAGATGCTGCGCAACTGCACCAGCGCGCGTTATGCGGTCAACAAGAGCCGGATGATCCCGATCGCGGAATACAGTCGCGATTCCCTGCGCGACCTGCGCCGTGACATCGGCATTCAATATGACGAGCGCTCGCAAGGCACGCTGCAGCTGTTCCGTTACCAGGCGCAGCTCGATGGCACCGGCGAAGACATCGCCGTGCTCAAGCAATATGGAGTGCCCTACGAGACGTTGAGCCGCGAAGGCTGCATCGCGGTCGAGCCTGCGCTCGCAGGCGTGAAGGAAAAATTCGTCGGCGGGCTCCGCCTGCCGCAGGACGAGACCGGCGATTGCCACATGTTCACGCAGGCGCTGGCCAAGCACGCCGAAGCGCTCGGCGTCCGCTTCATGTTCAACACCGGCATCGATCGCATCGTCACCGAGGGCGCGCGCGTCAGCGGTGTCGCGACCAGTGCCGGGATGTTGCAGGCCGACGCTTACGTGCTCGCGCTCGGCAGCTATTCGTCGCAGATGGCCGCGCCGCTCGGCATTTCGCTGCCAGTCTATCCAGTGAAGGGCTATTCGATCACGGTGCCGATCAAGGACGCCTCCGGCGCGCCGGAATCCACCGTGATGGACGAGAGCTACAAGGTCGCGATCACCCGTCTCGGCGATCGCATCCGCGTCGGAGGTACCGCCGAAATCTCGGGCTTCTCGACCAAGCTCTATGATGCGCGCCGCGCCACGCTGGATCATTCGCTGACCGACCTGTTTCCGCGCGGCGGCGATCTCTCCAAGGCGACGTTCTGGAGCGGCCTGCGTCCGATGACGCCGGACGGCCCGCCCGTGATCGGTCCGACACCATACGCCAATCTCCACCTCAACACCGGCCACGGCACGCTCGGCTGGACCATGTCCTGTGGCTCGGCGCGCGTGCTCGCCGACATGCTGTCGGGCAAGAAGCCGGACATCGACGTCAGCGCGCTGACGGTGGACCGGTATCAGCATCGGTTTGGATGA
- a CDS encoding cupin domain-containing protein: MSVDIGGRLRFIRAHHKLSQRELAKRAGVTNSTISLIESNQMNPSVGALKRILDGIPMGLAEFFALEPESRRKIFYRAEELTEVGKKPISYRQVGDNLFGRSLQILKECYEPGSDTGRVHLVHDGEEGGIVISGKLEVTVEDERRILNPGDAYYFESRRPHRFRCVGGKPCEVISACTPPTF; the protein is encoded by the coding sequence ATGAGCGTCGACATCGGTGGACGGCTGCGATTCATCCGGGCGCACCACAAGCTGTCGCAGCGCGAGCTCGCCAAGCGCGCCGGGGTCACCAATTCGACGATCTCGCTGATCGAATCCAACCAGATGAACCCGTCGGTCGGCGCCCTCAAGCGCATCCTCGACGGCATCCCAATGGGGCTCGCCGAGTTCTTCGCGCTGGAGCCGGAGTCGCGGCGCAAGATCTTCTATCGCGCCGAGGAGCTGACCGAAGTCGGCAAGAAGCCGATCTCGTATCGCCAGGTCGGCGACAATCTGTTCGGCCGCAGCCTGCAGATCCTGAAAGAGTGCTACGAGCCCGGCAGCGACACCGGGCGCGTCCACCTCGTCCATGACGGCGAGGAAGGCGGCATCGTGATCTCGGGCAAGCTCGAAGTCACCGTCGAGGACGAGCGGCGCATCCTCAATCCCGGCGACGCCTATTATTTCGAGAGCCGCCGCCCACACCGCTTCCGCTGCGTCGGCGGCAAGCCGTGCGAGGTGATCTCGGCCTGCACGCCGCCAACGTTCTGA
- a CDS encoding (2Fe-2S)-binding protein, with translation MNHSISLTVNGARRDFVLDDPRVTLLDLLRERLHLTGTKKGCDRGQCGACTILVDGKRINSCLALAISHDGADILTIEGVARGDQLHPVQAAFIAHDGFQCGFCTPGQVMSAIGMMREGQAGNDPERIRECMSGNLCRCGAYAGIVDAVLEAQGQMDETNQRRSA, from the coding sequence ATGAACCACTCCATCAGCCTCACCGTGAACGGTGCGCGGCGCGACTTCGTCCTCGACGATCCGCGCGTCACGCTGCTCGATCTCTTGCGTGAGCGCCTTCATCTCACCGGAACCAAGAAGGGATGCGATCGCGGCCAATGCGGCGCCTGCACCATCCTGGTCGACGGCAAGCGCATCAACTCCTGCCTCGCGCTCGCGATCAGTCATGACGGCGCCGACATCCTCACCATCGAGGGTGTCGCGCGCGGCGACCAGTTGCACCCGGTGCAGGCCGCCTTCATCGCCCATGACGGATTTCAGTGCGGCTTCTGCACGCCCGGCCAGGTCATGAGCGCGATTGGCATGATGCGCGAAGGCCAGGCCGGCAACGATCCCGAGCGCATCCGCGAATGCATGAGCGGCAATCTGTGCCGCTGCGGCGCCTATGCCGGCATCGTCGATGCCGTGCTCGAGGCGCAAGGACAGATGGACGAAACCAACCAGAGGCGCTCGGCATGA